A region from the Hylaeus volcanicus isolate JK05 chromosome 6, UHH_iyHylVolc1.0_haploid, whole genome shotgun sequence genome encodes:
- the LOC128878247 gene encoding S phase cyclin A-associated protein in the endoplasmic reticulum isoform X4: MADVRLLIQEEGRAARNLIAFNVPVGTVNTEKVTKKPPSVPRMSQSSTTKRSMKPTTRVRSASTGRDKKSELQARYWAFLFGNLQRAVDGIYQTCEEDENISECKEVILVLENYTRDFHNLIEWFKVKWAYESSSPPLRRTPLAWEVRKTSPCRIWNSTMIPKCTSPLQRMSPTEFICRSPVDQTISENKPITTDSKINNVKGESVHKLVKDNKSTVTKSNLTNVSEKCKNPVDKGISSSSIKDKLSSMKVNKALVKHTVSGKTSGTIITDQKANEATFRDVKSKLDTKNVSKLVKNGLHNSTNKIADSNLIIEKNEQILSNDKSMQLITFSSTEKELSNTTTMDNKLNAQNNFQVKPLGPKNDLGLGKNEINAKVKKQGTGKDIKAIGIENVTTESKLVEPNSIAKENSSIIVMNKSIQSIAKVSNKVNQKLKTHSGVSDCANNKIVAKTVSDTSSNNLGKGLVNTNKPAYATISQMKVARTKQASLPETPKFIRSKTTLCDRNVSTSNKIRPGTSVIVRQRFQPFDNKISEQSSLKKDQNKDINGSVEVLTKQTVTVKMKEENDGWQTVRSRCRRGSTHNLNISTRFHKPSTATSLPALSIECPSEKNKKKCLTPDGNSKQKKKCIVEKEGKNICNEVEKVKGESVASLTLKDKVEEVFKNTINLNEINSTSMIAAIFKSDAELLEKRIQQFMAAQAERERIILEEERKTEEADSQRSQQLSDEEASLHRQILELECTETDVDTETDETDGEMVLEIEDEQEASPNTVSDDISLENRYDNVLDGMSWAECVDTLAQLHALVARHPGRALELHQKLSSPSRKRSLPETLRRYQTKQACAQHKRQKLLMEKSQRLRELLNKVKDVKSAKNQLIEDKRIRMEMKLKRAEENRTQHLLEVVRKAHDEDSKLKEIAFINELEAQNKRHDFIALCQEQEERLQGIHEERQRRQEEKAAKEAAAEERRRALEAERQLRIQKMKQARREREERVGKMQLEREKERQELAREKARDREERLSALHAAQLANQEELQKKIAQKQQESARRHVENIEHIRQRAVESSILRSEEVPPTLKSYPTQKQCSLCGTVIPNEVYLLSHLKGKTHLEAVRSTHDGREPSRDELQRFNISQIRDLPPSVIENNNSNDVKAAKEKQKALKRRCRKMKQRMILRGKEWEDDHKVDVNQSTESTNKAKFRRNLKELDRLYCNHSKTAWSSVAIAALERCLGEITRAFSKSCPLDQNAFRLLNGFDVLTNLLHLGLQMQNASHNLPNKSIVSVCRVYKFSVSENSSNIEAVLSSNKILVILDLLLQHLESLSKLDDHIQVQEASSNSTGSGIVANSVMQLLCSLIPEEPFEKSELQTRVQDIAGVDHTLYTDVSFHGGYLK, encoded by the exons atggctGATGTAAGATTACTTATACAAGAAGAAGGCCGTGCAGCTAGAAATTTGATAGCTTTCAATGTACCAGTCGGGACAGTTAACACTGAGAAAGTTACTAAAAAACCACCTAGTGTACCAAGAATGTCACAATCGAGTACAACTAAAAGATCTATGAAACCAACAACAAGAGTGAGATCGGCGTCTACTGGTCGAGATAAAAAATCTG AATTACAGGCAAGATATTGGGCCTTTTTATTTGGGAATTTGCAAAGAGCAGTGGATGGGATTTATCAAACTTGCGaagaagatgaaaatatttcagaatgcAAAGAAGTAATACTGGTTTTAGAGAATTATACAAgggattttcataatttgatTGAATGGTTTAAAGTCAAATGGGCTTACGAAAGTTCGTCACCACCCTTGAGACGTACTCCGTTAGCTTGGGAAGTAAGGAAAACTTCTCCTTGTCGCATATGGAATTCAACAATGATTCCGAAATGTACTAGTCCTTTGCAAAGGATGAGTCctacagaatttatttgtagaagtCCTGTTGATCAAACTATTTCAGAAAATAAGCCTATTACTACggatagtaaaataaataacgtgaAAGGCGAATCTGTACACAAATTGGTGAAAGATAATAAAAGTACTGTTACAAAAAGTAACTTGACAAACGTAAGCGAAAAGTGTAAAAATCCAGTAGATAAAGGTATAAGCTCATCATCGATTAAAGACAAGTTATCATCGATGAAAGTCAATAAAGCTTTGGTAAAACATACAGTTTCTGGGAAAACAAGTGGTACCATTATAACAGATCAGAAAGCAAACGAAGCTACGTTTCGTGATGTAAAAAGTAAGCTGGAtactaaaaatgtttctaaattaGTTAAAAATGGATTGCATAATAGTACCAATAAAATAGCAGATTCTAAtctaataatagaaaaaaatgaacagaTACTCTCTAATGATAAAAGTATGCAATTAATTACCTTTTCATCAACTGAAAAAGAACTTTCTAATACGACTACTatggataataaattaaatgctcAGAATAATTTCCAAGTGAAACCATTGGGTCCTAAAAACGATTTAGGATtagggaaaaatgaaattaatgctAAAGTGAAGAAACAAGGTACTGGAAAAGATATTAAAGCCATTGGCATAGAAAATGTAACGACTGAAAGCAAATTAGTAGAACCCAATAGTATAGCAAAAGAAAACAGCAGTATCATTGTAATGAACAAGAGCATACAAAGTATCgcaaaagtttcaaataaagtaaatcaaaaattaaaaacccATTCAGGTGTGAGCGATTgcgcgaataataaaattgtggcAAAAACTGTATCTGACACGTCATCTAATAATTTAGGTAAAGGATTAGTTAATACAAATAAACCAGCATATGCAACAATATCCCAAATGAAGGTTGCTAGAACAAAACAAGCAAGTCTCCCTGAAACTcccaaatttattcgaagtaaaaCAACATTATGCGATAGGAATGTATCAActtctaataaaataagacCTGGAACATCAGTAATAGTTAGGCAACGCTTTCAACCATTTGACAATAAG ATTTCAGAACAGAGTTCTTTAAAGAAAGATCAGAATAAAGATATAAATGGTTCGGTAGAAGTGTTAACGAAACAAACGGTTactgtaaaaatgaaagaagaaaacgatgGTTGGCAAACAGTTCGCAGTCGTTGCCGAAGAGGCAGTActcataatttaaatatatctacaAGATTTCATAAACCGAGTACTGCCACTTCGTTACCAGCCTTGTCCATCGAATGTccttcagaaaaaaataaaaagaaatgtttgacACCCGATGGAAATAgcaaacagaaaaaaaagtgcattgtagaaaaggaaggaaagaacATATGTAACGAAGTAGAGAAAGTGAAAGGGGAATCAGTAGCAAGTCTTACACTTAAAGATAAGGTGGAAGAAGTTTTCAAGAACACGattaatttgaatgaaataaattccacgTCAATGATCGCAGCGATATTTAAGAGTGACGCAGAATTACTTGAGAAACGTATACAACAATTTATGGCCGCTCAAGCGGAAAGGGAGAGAATAATTTTggaagaggaaagaaagaCAGAAGAAGCTGATTCTCAGCGGTCACAGCAATTATCGGATGAAGAGGCTTCTTTGCATAgacaaattttagaattagaatGCACGGAAACCGATGTTGATACAGAAACTGATGAAACGGACGGCGAGATGGTTCTTGAAATAGAAGACGAGCAAGAGGCATCACCTAATACAGTGTCTGACGATATTAGTTTAGAAAATAG atatgATAACGTGTTAGATGGAATGTCTTGGGCGGAGTGTGTGGATACCCTTGCTCAATTACATGCATTAGTGGCTCGCCACCCTGGTAGAGCTTTAGAATTGCATCAGAAGCTCTCGTCACCGTCGCGTAAAAGATCGTTACCTGAGACTTTACGACGATATCAAACGAAACAAGCTTGCGCGCAACATAAACGCCAAAAGCTCTTGATGGAGAAATCGCAAAGATTGCGAGAATTGTTGAATAAAGTGAAAGATGTTAAAAGTGCAAAGAATCAGTTGATAGAGGACAAGCGTATCAGAATGgagatgaaattaaaaagagcGGAAGAAAATAGAACGCAGCATTTGTTAGAAGTAGTAAGAAAAGCACACGACGAGGACTCCAAACTGAAAGAAATTGCATTTATCAACGAGCTTGAAGCGCAGAACAAGAGGCATGATTTTATAGCGTTATGTCaagaacaagaagaaagaTTACAA GGAATTCATGAAGAACGCCAACGTCgacaagaagaaaaagcagCTAAAGAAGCAGCAGCTGAGGAGCGCAGACGAGCTTTAGAAGCGGAAAGACAGCTACGCattcagaaaatgaaacaagcTCGTCGCGAACGCGAAGAAAGAGTGGGCAAAATGCAgctagaaagagaaaaagaacgacAG GAACTCGCGCGAGAAAAAGCCAGAGATCGAGAAGAACGTTTGTCGGCATTGCACGCAGCTCAGTTAGCAAATCAAGAAGAATTACAGAAGAAGATAGCTCAAAAGCAGCAAGAATCGGCTAGGAGACATGTTGAGAATATTGAGCACATCCGACAAAGAGCAGTCGAATCTTCGATTTTGAGGTCAGAGGAAGTGCCACCTACCCTGAAATCGTACCCTACCCAAAAACAGTGCTCTTTATGCGGAACAGTC ATACCCaatgaagtttatttattaagccATTTAAAAGGGAAGACGCATCTCGAAGCAGTGCGGAGTACACACGATGGTCGGGAACCATCTCGAGACGAGTTACAGCGCTTCAATATATCGCAAATTCGCGATTTGCCGCCTTCAGTGATCGAAAATAACAATTCGAATGATGTCAAGGCTGCGAAAGAGAAGCAGAAAGCTTTGAAACGTCGGTGCAGGAAAATGAAGCAGCGAATGATTTTACGCGGTAAAGAATGGGAAGATGATCACAAAGTTGACGTAAACCAATCCACCGAGTCGACAAACAAAGCAAAGTTTCGACGGAATTTAAAAGAACTGGATCGGTTGTACTGTAACCACTCGAAAACTGCGTGGTCAAGCGTCGCCATTGCTGCATTGGAACGCTGTCTAGGTGAAATAACACGAGCTTTCTCAAAATCG TGTCCATTGGATCAAAACGCGTTTCGACTTTTGAATGGATTCGATGTTTTAACGAATCTCCTACATCTGGGCCTGCAAATGCAAAACGCGTCCCATAATCTTCCAAACAA